The following DNA comes from Pyramidobacter piscolens W5455.
TCAGGCCAGCCCCGCGGCGCGGGAGATGCGGTCGCGCAGCGCCCGGCCGATGCCGCCGCTCGGCGGCCACTGGGCGACGATGGGCAGACCGTCCTTTTCCAGCTCGCGCAGCGCCGAGAAGAGGCCGTGGGCGTACGCTTCGAAGCCGTCGAAATGGATCTGGCGCGCAGGGAGTTTTTCCGACGCCGCCACGCCCATGTACGTGAACCGTTCCGGCCACGCGAACGCCGCGCCCGGCTCCCAGACGCGTACTTCCACGGCGGGCGCGTAATGGCGGTAGCGGGT
Coding sequences within:
- a CDS encoding L-threonylcarbamoyladenylate synthase → NRSGRPSPTNAQTVAEDIGSAAAMILDAGECRVGVESTVLDVSAAVPVLLRPGGVSMEELREFLGEVALPVGVNELKRSPGTRYRHYAPAVEVRVWEPGAAFAWPERFTYMGVAASEKLPARQIHFDGFEAYAHGLFSALRELEKDGLPIVAQWPPSGGIGRALRDRISRAAGLA